The nucleotide window AGTGCGTAACTACAAAAATATTCACACTATTACAAACCAgaacatttctctccatataagaGATTTCAATCTGACCCAAAGATTCAacatgcagtttcaatgcagcttcaaaggacgctacacaatcccagctgaggaataagcgaaacaatcggtcatttccttaaaagaaataaaatcatacatacttttttttttttaaccacaaatgtcttgcactagctcgacattaggcagtcacgttggaaaggtcatgcgtgacgTAGAAGgatgtactgacccagtgtttacaaagcaaacgtgcaaagaaagtcaagcactctttacaaaaaagttaaaacatcTATGTCAAACAATTTTGAAGTCGGATGAACCGAGGAACTAATGCAaggcgagcatttgtggttaaaaagtatatacatttttattgaaaaaaaaagaaagaccgatcggttcactagataagatccttatgcCTCAGATGGGATTGTGTAGCAGAGCCctttttggaccttcaacctgttggaaACCATTGCAGtacactatatggaaaaaaaagttCCTCAAAaagtttaatttcttttcgactgacgaaagaaagacatggacattttggatgaaatgggggtgagcaaattatcaagaaacttttattatggaagtaaaataataatttaaaaaaatgtctagGCTAGGCTTTCAATGATTACAAGAGAATTCCTTTGATCACAGAAAGtctgaacatttttaaattaagtaaACAAAGCAATTGACAAATCATTACCTCACAAAATTCCAAGGTACCTTTAGACATTATTGATCTGACTTTAGTATATGCAATTAAGTAATTTAAAAATAGAGGAATACACAGAGGAATCTTTTAAGAAGCACTTTAATGGCAGTCCATACATGCATGCAGCATTTGCCTACATTATATTGTTTTTTGATACACTGAATTTTCATACTGTTTTCTTATCTATATAAATCAAAATTCTGCCATTTTAACAAAGTTCTATACATCACATTGTTTAAAACACAAAGGACTTCATTCTTTACATACAAAACGCAGGCTAAACACAGTTCATGATAGCTGTTAAGTTGGGAGAAAACTCGCAATTTAAATTCGAAGCCTCCCTATTTGTGCAGTGAGTGACATATAAGcaaataaacagaaaataaaagctgaaataCTGAAGTGCTCTTATTCTGTACAAATTAGCATATATAGCATTTCAAATGCCGCGGAGGGCAAGATGATTCAAAATGAAAACACtagcaaataaaactaaaattcaaaaaggaCTCCAAACCAGCTGTTCATCAATTACAGAGCACATAGTTAATTTCTATTTGTGTTTACGGGTACACATTACCAGGTCAAACAGGTAAGAGCACAGCTGTCTTCATTGTTGCCTGGTTAATTATGCTGTGCTTGTTGCCTTGGTAGCAATGCAGTGACATCTACTGTGGTTATAGTGAGATGACTGACAAGCGAATGGGTTGAGCCTTTAGGGGACAGACGGCCACGCACTGTATCCATTTGAAAAGACACACAAAAAGAAAGAGATTCTGACACAATTAAAGATACAATCCATAATTACTAACACAGCACCACTTGAACCTCAAAACAGAGTATTAAATTTGTGTTTAATGAGCCTATAGATGAATAACAGCCCAGTTTGGTTGTCATCTGTAGTTGCACTACAAGTAATTGCCTACAAGTAGCAGCAATAACAATTTGTGATTATGCATTGGTGGATTCATAATTCACCAATAGAGTGAGTCTTTTGACTTGAAGCCAAGAAAGCAAACGAAGCCCTAAAATCCTTCCAAGGGTTcaattatttaaatgaattacATTCGGGGAAATAGCATCACCAATAACGTATATACAGTAGATACAGTATATCCCCAACAGAATTTGAATATATCTTACACGCCTTTGATACGGTTCTCCGATTCAGATTGTCCATCCATGCTATTCAATAAGTTGGCATATTTGGAATGCAAGTTTAATTAACttttataaattttaatcaaCAACTGAAAATCTAACTAAACATCTACTGTGTGTTTGTGCTCTACATGAGCAAATCGCTCAAGAATATTGCTTTTTAGACTTGCGATTTTAATCTCAACTGCTTTATCTGCTTGATACTTGGTCATCATGCATTCGAGAGGTCAAAACGTTGCAGTTTGGGCTTGAACACGAAAATGATTATGTAAATGCAGAGTATATTAGCCTCAAATACATTTACGACTATTTTCTGTCCTTTAAGTTGTAGTCCTGGGTGAGTAGGGCTAAAATTAACACTGTGATCATCCAGCTATGAGGTCATGTTCTAAGGTtagtgagagagaaagagtgcAGGAGAGAGGACAGATGGCAGGACCACCACATTCAGAGTAAATGATGAATAGGACTCAAGCCCGCTGCGTAGAGGAGCCGATCTCTAACGGACATTGTTGCATGGGGTCAAAACTCTCATTAAGTTTCACTGTCAAGGCTTCAATTTAGGGTGTACAATCTAAAATTCGATAGTTTCTGGTTGTGCCTCTTTGAGACTTTGTAGTTACgcagccctttttttttttaaacacaggaGCCGTGTTATATTAGTGCAGACAGACATCGGCATGCTACATTAGTTGTGATAATTCTGTTGTTTGAAACCTACGCTCTAATGCTtacttcatgttttttttattcctcTATTGTTGTTTTCCCTGTCTCAGTCTGACCACTCGTTTTCGTCCAGCTCAGAGTCTTCGTCAGATTCGCTGTACTCCACGGCGATGCGACGGGATAATATAGTGGCCACGTCATTTCCAACTGGCTCCTTCTTCGCTTCCTGCTCCCGCTGTTCTTGCACCTTACGCAGCTGGATCcctatgaaaaacaaaaacaaacaaaaaaaaaaaaaaaacagaaaagtgAGAACCAGAGATACAGAGTTAAAGTTGTGTGAACATTAATTCATATATAACTTAAAGGGTCTCACAAAACCTCTTAAGAACCGATCAAAAATATGGCTCAGCctgtcacacaaaaaaaaataaaaataaaaataaatacataataataataataataaaaaaagaatggtcaaaagtaaaaaataaataaataaataaacaaaatatgtgtaatattattttgatttaaaactgatttctattttgatacatttttaaaatgtaatttattcataaaACCCTGAATTTTCATTACttttcagtgtcacttgatccttcagaaatcattctaatatactgatttaatgCTCAAGAACCATTTGTTTCATTGttatgaatgttgaaaacagttgtgctgcttaatattttctggaaaccatgatacatttgataaaacagaacatttaaaaataacatttatttgaaataaaaaatgtaacaaaatgtcacttttgatcaactgaatgcattcttgctaaataaaagttaatattaaaaataataataataataataataataataataataaaatagataaCTAAAATAGGACCCCAAACAtttgattattatattatattatattatattatattataaaagaaCATTGAGTTTTTACTAAGGATGTAACAACATAAAATCTCATGATATGATAATATCAAGATATGCAGTCCAAAATACGATATTattgagatataaaaaaaaaagacaaatgaagacttggggaaaaaataaaatgtgtacattttaaagttaaattagtTTTCATCTAATGCACTTCGAGAGTTaaaaaaattaagagctccaacccatgtttcttaactaagaaaacttaagtcagagaAGTCTCAGTCTAAATTTAATTCACAAcagtgttttaggaagccaaactaatatgaatataataataacaacaataacaacaattttatattattgttatttctatgacagtaatagccatatattgtaaaacaactgccctgtaaaataaatgaaaacaaatatttcataggtatattatttttgcaccacagtagggaaattacaatacttctttcctaatttctacacttgaaagagatattttgaatttggactgcagtaacattacccatttcaactgctagctgtcagcaaATTATACTGCACTTTtaggcttttattttgatggaaatggcagtagagcttATATTTTGTtgaaaaactccagcttcagtgaaaacaggcttaaaaaaacacgtctcactacaaatctagtaaaatgctgtaatcatctgccttGAAAATAAACTGGTGGCTGTTACATTCCCAACCAcgcactaaactcacagcacatgcaataaatgagttcactgcattcactgtgaactgagccgttctgatgTGCAGAAAACACCGAATCGTGAGCTGATCGCATGAACAaagcagcgaaaacagacttgataaagggattaagccagtgtttctcaactggtgggtcggTCGCGGGAACATTTTCAGTGGGTCGCGCAGTGTGTGGTCAAACaaacaaaagtttaatttttaacttattttgcttataccggacttttattttgaaatgcactCGCGATAATgccggacttttattttgaaattcgcGCAACAACCGTACCGTTTGACATGTGACATTTCATTTAATTATAGCAACAAATATGTCGAAGCGCAAGTACGACCCCGAATATGTTAAATGACAGCAATAAAGTATTGTTTATTTGTAAGTCTTGGTGATTTTCTTATGATTTATCTGTCACTACTTGTGaatgttaacaaataaatacaaattaattataattcctaaaattatattatagttCCTAAAAATTTGGGTCACGGCTTGATGACATGTAAAAATGTGGGTCCCATGGCCAAACCAGTTGAGAACCGctggattaagccatattgtgctttctgTTTTAATCAGCTTGatagatactgtgccaaagcatagtGGTCtaaaactttaaagaccttttatgttagtttaaatacattttaaaaaaataaccttTTTGGCCGGAATCCTATCATTTCATATCGTTATGTGACCACAATGATatagagacagttttgctatcgagATACCATGATATTGATAATACTTTTACATCGCTAGTTTTTACACAGTGACGTTTTCATGATGCTGCAAATTCTCTTtatcataatgcaaaaaaaaagtacattgttATCACAATCTGACATCATAACACCCAAACCAAAGAAAGTATTATGTGTGACCTCTGACCTCGTCTGATGGCCGCAAGCAGGTCGCTGCGTGCATCGCTCATTGGGATGAGAGGTACCTGACCCTTCCTGGGTACAACCGGTGCTTCCGCAGGGGCAGTGGGCATGGGGTGTGAGTGAGGGTGTGGGTGGGGGTGTGTGGGTGGCCCAGGTGGAGGTGGAGGAGGGGCTGCAGGGGGAGGATGGGTTGGGGACGGGGTGTAAGAAACAGGGAGGGCAGGGGTCGGAGGAGAAGGGTTGTAGGTCTGGGAAAGTGATGGCATGGCACTGGCCGGGGCAGAGGAAGGGCCAGTGGGACTGTCAAAGGCAGTTTGAGCAGAAGGAATGagaggaggaggtggaggaggagctGGAGGTATGAAATACTCTCGATGTGGAGCCGGCTGACCACTGAGATACAAACAGAGAAAGGAAATTATTCAGACACATAACGACACCCATGAGATGAGCTTTGAGCCAAGAGTACTAGAGTACACGACAAGACGGGTCACTGAGCTCATTGGCCTTTTATGTTGAGCATGTTTAATGCCATTGTTttttaaactgaaaataaataataaataataataataataataatataaataaataaaataattccttagaaaccctcagattccagattttcaaatagtcgtatctcggcgaaatattgtcctatcctaacatacattcagctttcagatttcagCTTTTCAGAAAATGACGTGAAGGATTTttgtgaagaacagcaggcagtaagaggacaaataagggactcatgaacaactatcactccaaaaaaataaataaataaataaaacacagctgtagactattcaggtaacacagtattaagaatcaagtgtatgtaaacttttgaacagggtaattttttataaattccactaatattttctcttgtggactataagtaaacgttttttatgtgaaatatcttattcaggtcattaataagatgcataaaaataacatgcattttgtatgatccctcttattttggtaaaataattaacattttgcagattctgccaggtAAGTAAAGGTTTGggtttgactttaactgtatatgaaTGAAAAGCATTTAGACAAGGGTTTTGCAACCTCTAGGGGTCCatgaaggaactgcagggggttcATGAGACCGTAAaagtaattaaatgtattattcattATATTTACTGAATGGttagaacatttatttgaaaacttAGTGGGTATTTCACATAAATAATTTACATCATTAGGAAACCCTGCTTTACACTGTTTATATTACAGTGCTGTACACAGAAGATACACAATTAAGAAAAACCAAGACCTGTAGTCTTTAGCCTGCAAGGGACGTGGCCCGTTGAGAGCAGGGTCTGTGACTGGTTGTCCATGGGAGGTCTGAACCCTGCCAATGGTCTGTCTCCCAGGTGGAGCAGCGGAAGAAGGGGCTGGCCGATACCCGCGGTCCAGGGACTGGGTCTGGACATGAGAGGGGGCCATGAGGTGTTCTTTGCCATCAGCAGCGGAGTAGGCGCTGGTCACTGCCATCTGTTGAGCTGGGTGACTGGGGCTGCCCGGGTAAGAGTGCTCACCCATGTCTGAGGCAACCGACCTAATGATGTAAAAAGATATAGACAAATATGAGAGAGAAGGGGAAATGGAAATGCACCATTTAACTACAGTACATATTGGATATTTTCACTCTATAATATAAAACATGGTCATACAGGGAAGAAAACAAATCAATGAATCACAGCCACTTTGTTAAAATAGACTCTGATTCTATGAATTGCTGTTTTATTTACTTAATGGTACAACAAACGATGGCCACTGTCTAACGACAGAACCAGAATTAGTCAATATCACCCAATCATCTAATTGTTCAACCAAActatcaaaaatatataaaataataatacaaacttaaaaatacataaatataacagTATAAAGATGTGACTCTTTAGATTGCTCTGGTATGACTATAAACACAAACAGACTTTAACAGCTTAAAGTGTCAACAGATGGCAGTAGTGAGCTAGGCTAAACTGCAGCCTACTTGTACTGCCACAGACAAAAGTCAAAGCAAAAGAGACCACCAACCTGTTGTCCGGTGAAAGTGAGCCCTCAGAGGACATGCCATGGTACGGAGATGGCGTGAAGCGGGCATCTGGCCGGAACTCCTTATCATATGCCATTACGTTCCATTCCTGCCTACGATTCCGAGCTTTACGAACCTTTTTCACCTCACGACTGGGGTCCTCCACCTGCTTCTGCTGCTCCTgagtgagaaagagagaaagagagagaagaaaaCAAGAGTGAGGCAGCAAGAAAGGCTAGTGTTGCAGAAAGCCCAGGGTTTCATCACAAATCACATTTGGTGAAAGAGTTTTAGACTGTCAAGCTAAAAGAGCGAAGTCGCACACACACAGATTGTAGTGTCCACATCTTTCACTGAAAAGTGCTGTGAAGAAAGTTTTCTACATAATTGAGAGAATGCATTAAACTCACACACGCACTCAGTAGGAAAGCTAGTGAAGAGACTGTAGGGAAAGACAGTGTGAATGCACAAACTGGAGTCAGCAAAGTGAGGGACTGACGGATGAATAGAAGAACTGACAGAAATGCAGGTCTCTTACGGAGGATAGGAGGGGGCTTCTGAGAAGAGCCTGCCTGGAGTGGGACTTAGTCTGGTCTGAGTGAGTCTGGCCTGAGCCGCTGGTCTGGAGAGAAGGGGCAAAGTCTGGGGGAGTTAGAACTCTCATTGAGGCACACAAAGACACATCCACTGATGTGTTTCCTTCCGACATCTCCTTTGCATTTAAACACATAAGCATCTAGTTATGAGGAATGAATATGAGAATCAGTTTTTACAGGGGGCTCAGTAGTGCCATGGAAGCAAAGGGAGGTTGTCTGATGTGCTTAGCTTAGCATTTTTCCAGCACTTGTT belongs to Garra rufa chromosome 3, GarRuf1.0, whole genome shotgun sequence and includes:
- the LOC141332131 gene encoding actin-binding protein WASF3 isoform X2; translated protein: MPLVKRSIEPKHLCRGALPDGVPSELECVTNSTLAAIIKQLGSLSRHAEDIFGELFNEANSFYMRMNNLQERVDLLAIKVTQLDSTVEEVSLQDINMRKAFKSSTIQDQQVVSRNSIPNPVLELYHRGDKPPPLNILSPYRDDKKDALKFYTDPSYFFNLWREKMLQATEDKRKEKRRQKEQQKQVEDPSREVKKVRKARNRRQEWNVMAYDKEFRPDARFTPSPYHGMSSEGSLSPDNRSVASDMGEHSYPGSPSHPAQQMAVTSAYSAADGKEHLMAPSHVQTQSLDRGYRPAPSSAAPPGRQTIGRVQTSHGQPVTDPALNGPRPLQAKDYSGQPAPHREYFIPPAPPPPPPLIPSAQTAFDSPTGPSSAPASAMPSLSQTYNPSPPTPALPVSYTPSPTHPPPAAPPPPPPGPPTHPHPHPHSHPMPTAPAEAPVVPRKGQVPLIPMSDARSDLLAAIRRGIQLRKVQEQREQEAKKEPVGNDVATILSRRIAVEYSESDEDSELDENEWSD
- the LOC141332131 gene encoding actin-binding protein WASF3 isoform X1, coding for MPLVKRSIEPKHLCRGALPDGVPSELECVTNSTLAAIIKQLGSLSRHAEDIFGELFNEANSFYMRMNNLQERVDLLAIKVTQLDSTVEEVSLQDINMRKAFKSSTIQDQQVVSRNSIPNPVLELYHRGDKPPPLNILSPYRDDKKDALKFYTDPSYFFNLWREKMLQATEDKRKEKRRQKTSGSGQTHSDQTKSHSRQALLRSPLLSSEQQKQVEDPSREVKKVRKARNRRQEWNVMAYDKEFRPDARFTPSPYHGMSSEGSLSPDNRSVASDMGEHSYPGSPSHPAQQMAVTSAYSAADGKEHLMAPSHVQTQSLDRGYRPAPSSAAPPGRQTIGRVQTSHGQPVTDPALNGPRPLQAKDYSGQPAPHREYFIPPAPPPPPPLIPSAQTAFDSPTGPSSAPASAMPSLSQTYNPSPPTPALPVSYTPSPTHPPPAAPPPPPPGPPTHPHPHPHSHPMPTAPAEAPVVPRKGQVPLIPMSDARSDLLAAIRRGIQLRKVQEQREQEAKKEPVGNDVATILSRRIAVEYSESDEDSELDENEWSD